In Fluviicola taffensis DSM 16823, the following are encoded in one genomic region:
- a CDS encoding NAD(P)/FAD-dependent oxidoreductase, with protein sequence MTNIIYDTIIIGGSYSGLSAGMALGRALKQVLIIDSGRPCNAQTPHSHNFITQDGETPQAITLKAREQVAKYKTVTFHSGLAIDGEKTAFGFEITTEIGEVFAAKKLIFATGVKDLMPEIKGATESWGISMIHCPYCHGYEVRNEKTGILANGEMAFQFSKLINNWTKELTLFTNGKSTLTAEQTAKLEEHGINLIETEIEAFDQTNGFITHVYLKDGSKLNLKAMYAKLPFVQHSDIPQKLGCTLTEQGFIQVDEFQKTTIPGVFACGDNTTPMRSVANVVAQGTLAGVMVSRELIDDEF encoded by the coding sequence ATGACAAACATCATTTACGACACGATCATTATCGGAGGAAGTTATTCCGGACTTTCAGCAGGAATGGCATTAGGAAGAGCTTTAAAACAAGTTCTCATTATTGATAGTGGAAGACCGTGCAATGCTCAAACACCACATTCACACAATTTTATTACGCAAGACGGAGAAACTCCACAAGCAATTACTTTGAAAGCGAGAGAACAGGTAGCAAAATATAAAACCGTTACATTTCATTCAGGATTAGCAATTGATGGAGAGAAAACAGCTTTTGGATTTGAAATTACGACTGAAATTGGAGAAGTTTTCGCTGCTAAAAAACTCATTTTTGCAACTGGAGTGAAAGATTTGATGCCAGAAATTAAAGGTGCAACTGAATCTTGGGGAATTTCAATGATTCATTGTCCCTATTGCCACGGTTATGAAGTGCGCAATGAGAAAACAGGGATTCTAGCAAATGGAGAAATGGCATTCCAATTTTCGAAGTTGATCAATAATTGGACGAAAGAATTGACTTTGTTTACGAATGGAAAATCTACTTTGACAGCAGAACAAACAGCTAAACTGGAAGAACATGGAATTAATTTAATTGAAACTGAAATTGAAGCTTTTGACCAGACTAATGGATTTATTACACACGTTTATTTGAAAGATGGAAGCAAGTTGAATCTCAAAGCCATGTATGCCAAATTGCCATTCGTTCAGCATTCAGATATTCCTCAAAAATTAGGTTGTACGTTGACAGAGCAAGGATTTATTCAAGTAGATGAATTTCAAAAAACAACTATTCCAGGAGTTTTTGCTTGTGGTGATAACACTACACCCATGCGTTCGGTTGCCAATGTTGTTGCACAAGGAACACTTGCAGGAGTGATGGTAAGTAGAGAATTAATCGATGACGAATTTTAA
- a CDS encoding PepSY domain-containing protein translates to MNNSKVSMRVLHRYLGFFLAGIMAVYAISGIVLIFRDTDFLKSAHTEEVKIAPNVKNELIGKELGIRKYQFEREAADMVYFKNGDYNKKTGVAHITTKELPYVLDKMCHLHKASTDDPLYWLNIFFGVSLLFFVLSAFWMYLPKTKAFKAGLIYSLAGMVLTLILLFI, encoded by the coding sequence ATGAATAATTCAAAAGTATCCATGCGTGTCCTTCACAGATACCTTGGTTTTTTCTTAGCAGGTATCATGGCAGTTTATGCCATTAGTGGAATCGTATTGATTTTTAGGGATACTGATTTTCTCAAAAGTGCACATACGGAAGAAGTGAAAATTGCTCCGAATGTTAAAAATGAGCTGATTGGTAAAGAACTTGGGATTCGCAAGTATCAATTCGAGAGAGAAGCAGCAGATATGGTTTATTTCAAGAATGGAGACTATAATAAGAAAACAGGTGTAGCACACATTACTACCAAAGAACTTCCTTATGTTTTGGATAAAATGTGTCATTTACATAAAGCAAGTACGGATGATCCACTTTATTGGTTGAATATCTTCTTTGGAGTTTCTCTTTTATTTTTTGTCTTATCTGCATTTTGGATGTATTTACCTAAAACCAAAGCTTTCAAAGCTGGATTGATCTATTCTTTAGCTGGAATGGTCTTGACTTTAATTTTGTTGTTTATCTAG